The Camelina sativa cultivar DH55 chromosome 18, Cs, whole genome shotgun sequence DNA window ATCGCACATGGCCTTGTGGCCCTTGTCCAACCACTTAATgcgttttattataaagatgTTTGTACTCCATCAGAACTTAATCTCaattataatttctatattttttgccagacaaaaagacaaaaagatgtGAGTTCCATTTCAATCCAATATATTCATctaatcctaattaatttaagTTTAACCTTCTTAcacataataagaaaataaactaaaattcaacTAGAAATACATCATTATTGTAATTAACAATTTTCTATAACTCAAAGCCAAtattattcagtttttttcCCTATTATACATCATTATTAAGATATTTACTAATACAAACTgcatagaaaaattaaaagatttatcttttgaaacaatttttttctctaaaacttGAATTAATTAGGAACACAATgaatacaatatttttaaaataatatatatatatatatattgttcataaaaataatttgaattcaattttaaccattatttttctcttaaatttatttctttcacaTATTTCTATCTCTCATTTTcaatacattaatttttttttcattttttctaatcACGGTAAAACAACTACCACAAATGGTAGTGTCTGCTGCAATTCCTTCTTTTAgttattaaatcaaataaattcagaataaaaaaaaccctattaCGATTTACATAAGGAAAATTCTTGATCTTGCAAAAAGAATGCTAAAATATTATTCAGGAATCaggatattaaaattttagtaatatttatacTCATCATATTATTTAAAGCTACTAGAgagcacaaaaaaaagaaattaaattaaattataatgataatgataattttttaaaataatattttgaataaattttatgttaattatttatatatttctaataattcAAAACGAGATATGGAAAATAACTCAATTTTCCCAACCAGTATATTATTTAtatcagttttattttaaaaataatgaatatttatttacaaatatattagtttatcaTACCAATAGATAAATTTATTTAgataaatttttagttattatattattattcaataattatttgatgatagttttagttttagtcttaaatatatttcttaattcATCCCAAATTCACCCCAAAAAAAGCATGATTCAGTTAAACAACGTTAACCATTTTAGTTAGAATCAACTATTTAGCCAAATTCATCCGTTACTATTTAGACCAATTTaaccaaaacttttataaaataccaaaaagtgTTTGGAGGTTTTGACATCTTTCCttattttcagaaaattgcTTTCTAGTATATCTATATAGGCCCTGTTCGGCATTTCATCGCTGCGACAGCGATCCAAACtagaaaagtagaagaaaataagaaagagaaacttAGATCTCTCTTCAGAGATTTTAGCGACAGCTTCTCAGGAACTAGCGATAGAAATTCCATCTCCTGCAACTGTATTTTTTTCAGATCAACTTGATTTTTGCCTTTGTgaacgtcttttttttttctgtcgcCATCGCTATCGCAGCGATTAGATAACGAACACGGCCATAGACGATTTTACCTTCAACACATACTATCACATAGATGTACGATAGACACTTCTACTAACACAAATACTGATACTGTAGCATCCATATTAAACACTTTTATTTAGAATAAGTTTCTACTTAAACCAATATGGAAACTCGgatacatttatttaataatacaaaactttATTCTCTAGGGATCGAACCTTCTATTGTCTCAATTTGTATTGATGTAGATTAAAactcatgaaaaaaaaatatgtcaaagagTATATTgtacaaacaaattataataatgtcACGCCACATATATAGGCATCATCACTAATGTGCGCAGCTATTGCCTTAATAGATTCCGGTAATTTTGAAGAGATACACTGTACACACAATTGATACGGTCATCAATGAGAAATTAGTTCCCATAAGTAGtgaaataatatttcttctcATATCCAAAGAAAATCTTTAGGTAACTGTAGAATGTGGATACTGATAAGTGATAACGATTCAACCACCAATAATGTCAACTACATAGTGCGACAGTAAGACAAGATGCACGTTGGTTACAAAGGTTGTAGTGGTACCTTGTCTCAATTCGTTAACTCTTGAACACCTCTTCAACACAAAGTCACTTTCTCTCATAATTCTAGAGCCATCactaaaactatttaatatttataatatgtagAATCAAAGTTATAAAAGAAATGTTGCAACTTCTTGTATATTGAATCGTAAAAAGCAagacctttttattttattttaacaaaagtaaaaatcaaGACCATATATACACCCAAAATTCACTAAAAAAAGTCATTgaccaaaaaagtaaaaaagaattaaaagttTGATTGGCTCGTTGTTTGCCATCAAGATGGCAATCACAAAGATGATATGAAAAGTGGCAAGTAAAGTAGTACAACTTTTGCTACACCGTTAAAAAGTTTGATCGTTGCCAACCGAAATCAAAGTcctttgaaatttgtttgaataACTTAGGATCTTGTATTGAAGATTCACACAATTCGAGTTCGTGAAGAGGCAAGCATTATACAACCACCATTACAGTGCGAAGATTCAATTCATTATCACCTGGTTCCAACTTCTAAGGTTAATATACAACCACCATTACATCCTTAAGtcgtttaaaattatttatttataagcaTGCTAAGCTTTTTCGGTTCTTTAATTcctataatgatttttttttcttttctaaaaagtGTTATAAGTGAAATTACCAAAGAGAATAGTTAAAGTTATGGATGGTTAACGAGTAGTAAATACTGTAACAAGAAGTCATCCAATCCCTTGTTAGGATATATCATAAAGAATGTTATTATGAccaaatatattgtaaaatataaaatgagaaaataaatactctttctgtttctaaaaaattgatatttaaaagcttttacacattttaagaaaacaatgattactgagtttaaatatatttttttgactaaagagatattatttaattttaaaccaataacaattcaaaattttaaatgttttcaatgattatttcttgaaatttataaaacatcattctttatgggacaaaaaaatattccaaaacatcAACTTTTATGAGACAGAAGGAGTAAAAAAATAGTGGAAATTAAATTGAGGTGAAGCATATTAATCAAcaacgaaaacaaaagaagtacCAAAATTCACTAGTCCTGAGCCATGACAAATAAAGACGTCCaaagtttctactttctagGGTCCATCGATTCTGTTACAGAATACCAAACTCAAGAAAAGTCATACAAAGAAGtatctgaaaaaaatattatcaatttaGAATAAATTGATGTTAGTGATGTATTTGCAACACTTGTTACGTTCATATTTATTCTTTTCTCGGGTGGAGATATCTgtacattttctatttttggaatttaaaccaaaatgatTATAAGAAATTGAcgtaaatagaaaaaaaaacgtagcaacccaaaaacaaagacaaagtgATGTAAAGttagaaataaaagagaagtcAAAAGCGAGcattatattttactttccaTGTACGAGccaataaaaaaactattgttGTCTTGTCACTTAGCGTCTCTACTTTATAAACCACTAAAATAGATTCCCTACCTTCACTAAACGATGAAAAAAACCTGCTTTTGACATGACAATCTCACTATCAAACTATAACTTCTCCTACTCTTATCACACACAACAGGAAATTGCAGGTAAGTGTTTGATATCTCCAAAAcagataacaaacaaacaaaccaaaggACCTACTTCTTCACTTGTGTTCcgtacaaataaaaaaactcaaatgttCTATTGACCAGACAGACCTTACACAAGAGATGCATGAGGCACCACACGAATGGATCAGAAACCGAGCTAACCCGTTAAACCCGAGGGAGAACAGAGTGATCAGgtcaaggaaaacaaaaatgggATTACCAAAAGAGATGAATTAAAGAAGGTGGGGAACAAAGGGGGGATATGTGCttaatagagttttttttatctttctaaatTCAAAAAGGATAGATGAAGTAACAAATGCTGGACCCTAGGAATGGACTACGTTTCGACATCGGATTTGTCAGTCACATTAGGACACACAACACAGTTCCTCTTCCATTCTCTTGTTTATCCACTTTTAAAAAgattaccttcttttttttctctctcttgtgGCATTATTGAGtggagagagattgagagtacTTAACTGATGACACTAGACAATCAGGGAGCATATATGATCTCCAatagatctttgtttcttgattccCCTAGAAAAAGACATGACTTTATCACTAATAATGCCAAAAGCATGTCCCTCACTGTTTAGGACATTAGAATGTGACCCAGGCGATTGAGCGCATAACAGAAAATGATATAGACATGATCAGAAAATTAACAAGGAAATATCTTTATTTACCAAGAATCTCTGTAAATATGTATGTGGGTAAGtgttttattcaaacacatCTTGTTAGGTCATGGCGAGTAAGTGCTTCACAATCCTGGTCAGCAAACCAATCACATTGAATATACTGGAATGGAAGAGTTCTAGTTTCTTCCctaactttttcctttttctttctagattctaaacaaaaataaccaagaaaaatgatattgggctgtgtgtgtttgtgtgtgtatagTGGAAGTCTTACTTGAACAGCAAATGGACTGGTCTTTGAAGGGCCATTGGGAGATAGTCTCTATCATTGAAACTTGTCAGCTAAAGGAGCCTGCAAATACATCGACTGAAAAAAACAAGTACAACTAACTCTTTGCTTTCTAATCTACTTGTGCCACTGCAACTGAATATTCACTTGGTCTCCTCCGAAGAAAAAGACACCAACCAAGAATAGGGAAGATATAACAATTGAATTCACGAGTCCAATACTAAGCAGCATAAGAGACAACTTTTTTCATCATATAGGTACATGACTGTGCATATAGTATCCAGTAAGGTAGTCTAGGGCCTAGGCGACACAAGAAAATAGAATACTTTCATTGGCATACCAGATATCTTACACTAAGCATTCTTTTCTACGACATAGATCTCTATCTTATATAGCCCATGATCATCGGAGATCATGACTCCACAGGTGAAGGAAAATATATCCTTTTATTTATGTAGAAAGACGTATATAGTTATACATGTTACACAGATAAGCATTTCATTGCCCTggaatttttaaataaacatgGCAGACAAAACTGAAGTCAGGAATCCAACTTGCCTTTCAAAAAGGACCATGTGACACAGAATAGTTTTTTCTTCATGTAATGACTGTGGGCTTCTCCCTCCCTGTGAAGTCCTTCAGCTTTGATACAGACAATGCAAGATCTGTTACATAACAACCAGATCAATTATTACTACAGTCATGAATAAGACATCTTTAAGTCTCccgaaacaaaacaagaacgaACCAATTAAAGGTTTTAGAGCTATTTGTGCATCCACATCATGCTTTGAAACATCTGGCTCAAATTGTTCAATGTATATTCGAACTGTAGCACCAGCTGAACCAGTTccctggaacaaaaaaaaaaatctaagttaGGTCACTGTGTAAAGGCCAATGTGTTACATATGAAATTaagaatttgatttattttggaaGAATCTACAACATACGGATAAACGAAATATGATTCTGGATCCATCCGTGAAAACAAACCGAACACCTTGCTTGGATACAACACTTCCATCAACCTACACAGAAATGTAGAATTTTCTCAGGATATCAAAAGTACAGGCATGGGTGAATCAtaatcaacattttttattatcGGACTTACAGGATCTGTGTATGAAAAGTCATCTGCAAACTGGAGGACATAGTTTCCTGAGAGACGAAAGTTGTTATgagcaataaaaaaaagttattaaatacgGAGAAAGAAATGGACTGGGATGAACCTAACCATAACTTTCACCGGCCTTGCTCTTAGACACAATATCTCTAAGATTCTCTATCATTTTATTGGCTCCTTCAGATTCACATTCCTGACACAGTCATAAGACACTGAGGGGTTTCTACAGTAAAATGTAATACTCTGAGACATGTTACAAAAATCATACACAATCTTACTTCATAGTCATATCTGGAAAAGAAGTTCCTTCCATACGTAGCCCAATACTCTTTCACAACATCTGCAACAGACACCAACTTGTCCCCTGCTTTCTTGTCCTTGTTGCGATGAGCTAGGATCGAAAGCCACGCCAACACAGCCCTGTCATTTAAGGTTAAAGTCATCCTACGACGTAAAAGCAGAGTAGCATATCCAAAGCTCTGGAATGGGATTGAAAAAGCCATATACGTAGAAAGCTTCATGAAAACCAACTTCACTGACAGCAGGCATAGATTATAAAGATTTGAGTCAGGAACAATTTCAATTGCCACCTTTGTCTTAGTAACGAATCTATAGCTAAATGATGAAGTAAATCATGGGTGATTCCAGTtatagaaaatcaaaactattaGATGGTTCAGGTCAGTATTTTGGGAGTTTCACTCACCGGATTACCAGAGATCAAAGtgtcataaaattttgaaaaagacaTGATACAATGCAGGATAGATTTAAACACCATTCACAAACTGATATGTGATGATAAAGCCATTAAGACGCCCACTAACATAGATACTGAAAACATTGCATGTCGATGGTTGGTTTATCGCATATTCATTCACCCAGTTGGTAATGAATATAAGGTTTAAGGAAGAGAGTACCATATGCCATCCTTCTCACGGATGTGATCAGAACCTGTACCAAAGCTCTCTTCTCCACAGATTGACAATTTTCCAGCATCCATAAGATTTCCAAAAAATTTCCATCCGGTGGGAACCTAGAAGAAACAAGTTACCTTGTCAAAAAGTTTTCTCTTGATATATCAGGTTGCAAATCTGGAAAATCCATAGGTTGACTAAAATGGTTGACCTCGAAGAAAGGAAGCTTCAACTTCTCGGCAACACGATCAAGAGCGCCGCTTGTTGGCATTGAGCGTGCTAGCCCCTGAGCATAAATTCCATATCCATAAACTTTAAAAGGCACTCTACCTAATAGAAAATAACGAAAAGCATTTTATGCAAAGCAGTCCATACCTTAGGGCCAGCTCGGAAATATGGGATTGCTTCTTGTGCATTGGCTGCGATGATAGCTACAGAGTCTGAAGGAGTGACAAAGAATTTGTTTCCTAAAACCATATTTCTGTCACCATCACCTGTCAGAAAAATGCACTATTACGGTGACTGAATTCGGGGCCAATGTTCTCTcctaaaagaacaaaaaaaattgaaagatatCTGTCCACAATCATACCATCACTTGCTGCTCCGAAATCAGGTCCATCATCACGATACATGACATCAACCAAATCCTTTGCATATCTATATGTAAGAAGGTTAATAGAAGTTACATTGTAAGTGAGTATGGTGAAACGTCTCTTCAGTTTGTTTCTTACGTCAAATTAGGATCTGGATGGCCATGCCCAAAATCTTCCAGAGGAACCCCGTTGGAAATTGAATCCTACAAACATGCTTAACATCAATCATCTGAAATATCTAGACGTTCCAAAATTAAATGACACATTTATCTTAATGTCAAAGACATACCGGTTTGGCTCCAAGATTATCGACAAAAATTGGTTTCGCATAGGCACCAGTAACAGCATGCATGGCATCGAACATGAACCTAAAGgcaaggaaagaaacaaaagtatataaaaagtCATCAAACAATGGCCTAATTTCGGTTCTTAGCACGTTGAAGGGCTCTGCAACCAGGCTGGAGGCGCATATAATAGGATCATCAACACCCAAAAATGACATTATAAACTTCTAGCCTGTTTGGCTCTAGATGTAAGAACATACCCAAAATCTGGTCTTGAAAGAAGACCTCTGATGAGATCAAAGTCAAACACATCCTGCATAGAATACCATGGACATAGGTCACATTTCTAATGTCAAACAAACCCAATATCATAAGAAAAGAACAGAAGAAGCATATGAAGGTATTCTTACCTCCATGAGCTCCAAGTAGTCGGAAACGGGATCTATAACTTCCACACTGAAACTCCCATATTTGGTAACGCCAACTTGGGAAAGATCAATGTCGGGAATTTCTGCCACCTTAATCTCAGATATCTGGAATAGTGTACCAGAAAACAGCCCATTATACAAACAATTTGACGGACGCCACCATTGCAGTGATCATGAAGGGAAAATTTTGGCTAGATGCTTACTGAAAGtgtatttccataaattttgtCAGTAATGGATTCAGGAGCCGGCTGACCACTGCTGTAATTGAACTAGAATTTAACAAAGATAAGATAAGGTGATTAATTAAACTTCCAGCAAAAAGCTGATTGTAAAGTATAACTCAATTGTCGTTCAAGACCCAAATATCAACACATAATGAAAAATAgtctaaattaatacttttcaCATATACTAAGGTTACAgattattaaatgaaaagaatGCAAAGGCATGTCACTGATATATCACCTTGATACCCCAGTCATATTCAGGTCCACCAGGATTATGACTTGCACTCATAATAAATCCTCCATTTGCCtgtgaaaattattattacaaaaatgagaaatagaaaaatgatGTTGCacttttaaagaagaagaaaaaagtagaaaagCTTGCCTTTCGTTTTCTGATTACAGCAGAGACTGCTGGGGTAGACAAAATGCCTTCCCTACAAGTATTTGGCTATCAGCTTGATAAGTAAATAAAACCCAAGGAGGAACTGACAGACTAGCTCAACAAACAACCCTTAAAGTTACTTTCTTACGTAAATAATGTGATACCAATAGCTAGGGAGACCAATCTTTCAGCATTGTAATTCATcatcgaaaaaaaaagaaacttacttTCCAACTAATATTGTCCCAACTCCATTCCCAGCAGCAATTTTGATGATGATCTGTAAGAAAAACACACACGGCTTCAACAAATGAAATGAGTTTGAGCAACATATAACTTTTGAAAATACTAAAAGTAACCTGTGAAGCCTCCTTGTTGAAGTAACGACCATCACCTCCCAAAACCAACGTCGCGTTCTTATAATCCTCAAGTGGTAATGAATTAAACAATGCCTAAGCCACAGAAACGATTAAAACTATTCACCAATGAACTCAGAATAGGAAATCAAAACTGGAGTTATACAAAATCAGAACCTGAATCCAGTTGGCTAGATAATTCTCTTCCATGAAAACTTTAACCtgaacttaaaaaataaaaagtggaaGGCAATCAAAATCACTCCAACACTTGAGATATTCCAAaaattcggaaaaaaaaaaacgatttgaTTACAATCAAAATAACCTTCTTCCGTAGGCCGCTTGTTCCAGTCTTCTGACCTTCAATAGGCTTCGTCGGCAACGAtttaacctaattttttttataaaagaaaaaagccaaaaacgaattaataacaaaaaaaaaaaagaatattcaaaattcgaaaaaaaaacGCAGCGAgagatgaaacaaaataaaacctcAATGCTATCAGTTCCGGCGACGACAGCCCcagaagatgaagataaagCTACAATTGACTGCAATCGCGAAGAAGCCGGTTTGGTTCTGAGTTGAAATccggaagagagaagagaagacggCGAATACTTAGCGCCGGAGAATCTAGAAAACAGGAATACGGTATCGAATCTCGCATAAGTGGACGCCATTGTTGAAAATTGAAATACGAATCGATCAATGAGAGAGAACTGAGAAGTgtccgttaaaaaaaaaaaaaaaaaaaagagtgaagaagaggagaggatCCTGGGGAAGAGAAAAAAGTAAAGATAAATTGGGTTTTAATCAGAATCCACATGTACCAATGCCTTCGCTTATCTAGAGAGACTCACACTAGTCACACGTGTCACTGTTTCGATTAGTGTATTCTCGGGTCTGTCAAATAAAACTGTTGTTTGGTACTTGTagcaaaaaaagatttggtaGCTTGTGGAATAATGGCAAGATCTTCtactaaaataaatgtgaaatatATACTACTAGAGTGAGCACATAATTACGATCTTAGTAACGTATATGGTGGGAAAATATCAATCATCCCACATAATTACGATCATAGGTACACCCTATCCCCAAAAGAAACGTTAACCATT harbors:
- the LOC104761184 gene encoding phosphoglucomutase, chloroplastic, coding for MASTYARFDTVFLFSRFSGAKYSPSSLLSSGFQLRTKPASSRLQSIVALSSSSGAVVAGTDSIEVKSLPTKPIEGQKTGTSGLRKKVKVFMEENYLANWIQALFNSLPLEDYKNATLVLGGDGRYFNKEASQIIIKIAAGNGVGTILVGKEGILSTPAVSAVIRKRKANGGFIMSASHNPGGPEYDWGIKFNYSSGQPAPESITDKIYGNTLSISEIKVAEIPDIDLSQVGVTKYGSFSVEVIDPVSDYLELMEDVFDFDLIRGLLSRPDFGFMFDAMHAVTGAYAKPIFVDNLGAKPDSISNGVPLEDFGHGHPDPNLTYAKDLVDVMYRDDGPDFGAASDGDGDRNMVLGNKFFVTPSDSVAIIAANAQEAIPYFRAGPKGLARSMPTSGALDRVAEKLKLPFFEVPTGWKFFGNLMDAGKLSICGEESFGTGSDHIREKDGIWAVLAWLSILAHRNKDKKAGDKLVSVADVVKEYWATYGRNFFSRYDYEECESEGANKMIENLRDIVSKSKAGESYGNYVLQFADDFSYTDPVDGSVVSKQGVRFVFTDGSRIIFRLSGTGSAGATVRIYIEQFEPDVSKHDVDAQIALKPLIDLALSVSKLKDFTGREKPTVIT